A single region of the Polyodon spathula isolate WHYD16114869_AA chromosome 5, ASM1765450v1, whole genome shotgun sequence genome encodes:
- the LOC121315231 gene encoding 60S ribosomal protein L8-like produces the protein MPEGTIICFLEEKSGDRGKLARASGNYAIISHSPETKKSRVKLSSVSNKVISANRAVIGVAAGGGRIDKPVLKAGRAYHKYKAKKLLVRGVAMNPVEQPFIGKPSTIRRDTPAGCKAGLIGARRTDRLRGTKSVKDSRDSLPCNLID, from the exons ATGCCTGAAGGTACCATTATTTGCTTCCTGGAAGAGAAGTCTGGTGACCGTGGGAAACTGGCCCGTGCCTCTGGGAACTACGCTATCATCTCCCACAGCCCTGAAACTAAGAAATCCCGCGTGAAGCTGTCTTCCGTGTCCAACAAAGTAATCTCTGCTAACAGAGCCGTCATTGGTGTTGCTGCTGGTGGTGGTCGTATTGACAAACCAGTCCTGAAGGCGGGTCGAGCCTATCACAAATACAAGGCCAAGAAACTGCTGGTCCGTGGTGTGGCTATGAATCCTGTTGAACAGCCCTTCATTGGTAAACCCTCAACCATCAGGAGGGACACACCAGCTGGTTGTAAAGCCGGTCTCATTGGTGCACGTCGTACAGATAGACTGCGTGGAACAAAGTCCGTCAAGgacagta GAGATTCCTTGCCTTGCAACCtgatagactaa